The stretch of DNA GGATCGGGTATTGTGCACCAGGTGAATCTGGAATACCTTGCCCGTGTAGTCTTTGAGGATCCCGTCAATGGGGCAAAGGTACTCTACCCCGATAGTGTTGTTGGTACAGATTCCCACACAACAATGATCAATGGGCTCGGAATTCTTGGATGGGGTGTTGGGGGTATTGAAGCTGAGGCCGTAATGCTGGGTCAGGCAATTTCTATGCTCCTCCCCGAAGTTATTGGCTACAAACTCGTTGGCAAACTCAGCTCTCTGGCCACATCCACGGATCTCGTGTTGACCATCACGAAGCATTTACGTCAAATTGGTGTTGTTGGGAAATTCGTGGAGTTCTTTGGGCCCGGTGTTGAGGAATTGAGTATCGCCGACAGAGCTACAATCAGCAACATGTGTCCCGAATATGGGGCAACTGTTGGCTTCTTCCCCGTTGATAAGAATTCTCTCGCCTATCTTAAGCAAACAAGTAatgatatgaaaaaaaatgtgaagtaattattttgttgaattgtttgataaaaatgtaattttttgtatgttgTGTTCTTGCAGACAGATCAGATGACAAGATCAATGTAATTTTCAAGTATTTGGAAGCTACCAAGCAACTCCGGGACTATGGGAATGCTGCTCAAGATCCTCATTATACTAAAATTGTCACATTGGACCTTTCTACGGTGGTTACATCTGTTTCTGGACCAAAACGACCACATGATCGTGTTGCTGTTAGTGAGATGCAGCTTGATTTTAGATCCTGCCTCACCAATAAGGTATGTTAGACCCAAAAAAGACTAAactattttatgtaaattaaactACTTTGCCCAAGTTTCCcctattaatattattttcaaaaataaattcttcatcttgcactgaaattcaagaaataattttcattcataataATAGTTTTTACCACAAAATAGATAAATCCAAACcacaaaaaagcacaaaaagctcAACTAAAAGCTCGATAAGATTGATTAACTTAGTCATTGTGTGTGATAGCATTTCCATTATGCGATAAACTAAGCCCAGTGATGAATATTAAATCTCTTTTACACCAACAGGACTGAGTTAATCGCATAATTATGTATAGAGTATGATTATGTACCACTAAACTTTTTAttcgttaaaagaaaaagaagaatttatgctGATTTCATTGCATCGGCATTAAAGTACAACTACTGTGATATGTTTCAAATAATCAACATCACAGCAGGAGTTCCTTTAAtacaaattcaacaaaatattcaaGTCCACAAAAGAGGgattaagaaagaattttaaagagtttttccgCGGGGTTGATAGTCTGCAATTCTTGAGCGCGAGTGTTCGTTCTAGTCacttctcaattaaattaacgACTAGATCGCCAATCGCTCAAAAGTTGCAGTgtgattgaattatttttgattgataaaaaaatgaaagagaattttgcaaGACTTCCACAATAAGCTCCTCAAATTGACGATAAATtgtctcaattttcaatttgaattttctgcacaatCACCAACTTTCTCCGTGTCGCGTTGGACACACCACAATGCAAAAGGCAGTGTTTTGCTGATACTGAAATATTCCCGCCATTTGTGGTGTCTTTTATAATGCGCTTcgaattcttctcttttccctacacacccaaaaaagtaaatttctcaataatttccaGTTTCACTGGAGGAACTCTTTCAATGGCCAGAAAAGCTCTCAATGGGAATGGTTGggtatttaagaaattttgaaaaatttctctttctctctcactcttccCTAATAGATTGGCTTCAAGGGCTTTGAACTCAATCCGGACTCACTTTCGGCAAGTGGGGAGTTTACCTGGTCCGATGGAAAAACCTATTCCCTCAGGCATGGATCGGTGGTTATTGCTGCAATCACCTCGTGTACCAACACCAGCAATCCTTCCGTAATGCTGGGAGCGGGTTTGCTGGCACAGAAAGCCGTCAATGAGAACCTGAAGGTCGCCCCGTACATTAAGACATCTCTCTCACCTGGCTCTGGTGTTGTCACCTACTATCTCAAGTAGTTCATCCcactttttttcatctccaGAACTGGCATGCAgtgtaattttcaaattaatattttttttctttcagggaATCTGGTGTGATTCCAGCACTGGAAACTCTTGGATTCGATGTTGTTGGCTATGGCTGTATGACGTGTATTGGAAATTCAGGGCCATTGGAGGAGAATCTGGTGAATGTGATTGAGAAGAATGGCCTGGTTTGCGCAGGAGTCCTCTCGGGGAATAGGAACTTTGAGGGTCGCATTCATCCCAACACCAGGGCCAATTACCTAGCCAGCCCTCTCCTTGTGATTGCCTACGCTATTGCAGGAACAGTGGATATTGACTTTGAGAAGGATCCCCTGGGAACTAGGCCTGATGGATCAAAGGTCTTCCTCAGGGATATCTGGCCAACACGACAGGAAATTcatgtaaaaatctttttaatttaaaattaatttctataacatttaatgaaataaaattaattttcaggcTGTTGAGCAAAAGTACGTGATTCCAGCAATGTTCCAGGAAgtttatgggaaaattgaaatgggATCATCAGCATGGCAAGCACTGCAGGCACCAACGGGAAAGCTGTATCCATGGGATGGGGAATCAACGTACATCAAGCATCCACCATTCTTTGAGGAAATGACCCGCGAGCTGCCACCAAATCGTCCCATTGTCGGTGCCAGGGTTCTCCTCTTCTTGGGCGACTCCGTGACCACGGATCATATCTCTCCAGCTGGCTCCATTGCCCGGAATAGTCCAGCTGCACGGTATCTCGCCTCGAAGAACCTCACTCCACGTGATTTCAACTCTTACGGATCTCGCCGTGGGAATGATGCAATAATGGCCAGAGGGACATTCGCCAACATTCGCTTGGTTAATAAACTCGTACCCAATCCCGGACCGAGGACTCTGCACATTCCAACAAATACCGAATTGGATGTTTTCGACTGTGCTGAGCAGTATGGGAAGGAGATGACACCGCTCATCCTACTCGTGGGGAAGGACTATGGAAGTGGATCAAGTCGCGATTGGGCAGCCAAGGGGCCCTACTTGCTGGGCATACGGGCTGTCATTGCGGAGTCCTACGAGAGGATTCATCGGTCGAATCTCGTCGGGATGGGTATCATTCCACTGCAGTACCTCGATGGACAGAATGCCGATACAATTGGCCTCACGGGCAGGGAGATCTTCAACATTGCCATTCCCGATGATTGCAAGCCGGGTCAAATAATTACCGTTGAAACAAATTGCGGGAAGAAATTCCAAGTTCTCGTGCGTTTCGACACAGAAGTGGATCTAACGTACTACCGCAATGGAGGGATCTTGAACTACATGATCCGCAAAATGCTTGATtaagaatttatcattttctcttctctttcatttctttttgtatttgtAACTTTTGTAGTTATTTAGTGAGGAtagcaatattattttaaatggaaaatgttgGCAATGATGGCAAATAAATAACTCAAATTgttataatatattttttgatagaaagttttgttaaaaaaatagccTCAGAGAGATAATGGAGAAAAagcaatttcatttaattactaACTCACGATGATTGTTAGTTTGTTGAAAGGCCATTcgcatgaattttctttcttgcgattagtgaagaatttatttttttgattgatttgtaAAGGCTTGggattttatacaatttttttctggcaatttgtaataaaagtatttcaagaaaaatgaaaaaaattcttttgattttcctaaaaattccttgaaaggagttcatgcacgagccatgtaaaaacttcctttatcacagaacaattttgatcaattccatcttgtagagaataaGAAAGAAACTCCTTAAAATcaactgggatcacatagaaaaaaaaatgcacaaaaagattttctaaaaattcaaatattgcgacgccatttgcagtttttatccctctaaaaaagatcaaaacatctgatcagaaaattctgcttttgtTCAGGAGAATCTGCTTTTGATAAGAAGAATATTCCGATTTGGTCAGAAGAATGATCCATTTTGATCataaaaatgttccaattcgaagaggaatgttccattttgtcaGAAAAACTTGCCATTTTGGTCAGGAAAATAGACACTTGATCAGGATAATAAGCTGTAAATCAGGATAATTAACGATTGAACAGTGAAATTGTTTCATGATCATTAAAATATGACAAAATGATCATCATAATATGCCActttgatcagaaaaatctgaaaatgaTCATGTAAATATGCTGCTGTGGTGTGCAGATTCACCTGATCAAAAGCagatttttctgatcaaaagtcGGGACCCctctaaaaaatgtttcaaaacttttttatacacTTGTCGTGTATTTTCcgcgggtttttttttaattaacaatgaACATTTACTACAAGAAATTAtgtcaaattaatttgaaagacagggggatgcccaaccccgagaaatcagtacttttcgtgACGCAGCGGTCTCTTTCGATCAGATGAAGGGattaatttgcacaattccacttgcaatgaaaaatacatttaattagctttcgattaaTCCCTATCTCATCATCCGGATTGacttattaatataaaaaaagttaaagtttttttcgagaatcggtcgagattgatcgagattcgagaattcctcatacattttgttcaacaaaaagtgacttttctttacagaaaatgaggttataccatccccttggaaaaagaaaaagcctCCGCGGAAAATGCTGCAAAActgttttgaaacattttttatttacgtACTTAACCGGCGCTACAGCTGGTCTCCATGCCTTGGCCGCCTTGGCCTgatcaattttcttgtaatatatgtttattattaatttgaaaaagaaaacacctCAGCGAAAAATGAGTGACAATTAGTattcaaaaaagttttgaaacatttttttagagggacaaaaactgcaaatggcgtcgcaatatttgaactttttggcaatctttttctgcatttttctaCGTGATCCCAGTTGATTTTaaggagtttctctcgcgattcttcaatgtttttagattctctacaagatgaaatgggtcaaaattattctgcgatagaggattttttttatatggcccgtgcataaactccttttagcTTATAAGATAGAGAGCACAACATCCTAattcataaacatttttacatCATCCCACCAAAGTGCTATCAATTCACCTTTGACCTCGTCTCCCGGCATTTGAGCATAATAATAAAACACAATCTCAACACTTTTTCTAcacattatatttttcttttcttcctgaGAACAGTAACAAAGCCATACTagaaaacgaaaaattattatctcaTTTTGTGTGTATATAAGTTATGCGTAAAAGAAAGACTTTgcctatacaaaaaaataataaattgtattgTACACAGGAAAAGGGGGAGGGGTTGATTCTCAcacgctctctctctctctctcgctcacCATTTAACTAAATGTTTGTATTGTTCCTTCACAGATATCCTTTTAATTGTCTCATAGCCTAGGATAATGCTAAATGAAAACGCTGCACTTTGCACCAGACGTGCCGAGAGCCCCTTGAGGAACATATTCATCTTCTCCTCGGCCCATAGCTCATTGAAGGCCACCCGAATGGAACCAAGGCGCTGCACCTGCAGACGTGCCCGTAGAATGTCAAGAGGATTCGTGATGAGAGTTGTTGTGAAGCCACCAAAGCTCCCCGCAATGCATTGTACTAGCAAATGAGACGACCAATTCGGCAGTATTTTGTAGAGTTGGTCTGTTaagtgagagaattttctttatgaataaaaaaatcataagaaaaataattatgctACTGATGCAACCTTGATATAGATGGTAGAATGCCCACCATAGGGCAGAATTCGGTACGTAGGCCATAAGACTAGCTGTGTAGCCGCGATAGAAACCGCGAAATCCATCCCGCCTGTAAATCTCCTTGGTAATGCCAGCTGCTAGCCTAAAGCGTCCATTCTGTGGCTTAATTCCTAGCGGATTGAGGCCACCCTTCTCCGTGGCCGGCATCCCAATCACCATCATATGCTGTGAGATGACATCAAAGGGCACAATAAGTGTCTGCCCCACCACAGAGGCACAACCACCAGCTGCTAGAGCCTTTGTGCGTTGCCCTGCCCCATACTGCCCCAGCACGTGACGTACACTCTCGTAGGTGCTGATGTAGAACACCCCCGAGATGAGCTGCACCGAAGAGATCCAAAATCCCCGATAGAGCCCCGAAACCCCATCTGACTTGTAGATCTTTGTCCCAGCATCCAGCATTCCGGAATACACATCATTCCGAAATTGCACCTGAAGCTGCGTCTTGATCACAGTAAGGGGGTACAGGCAGCAACGTACCGTGAAGGAGCTCAACATACTCAGTGGGAAGAACTTGGCCTTATCCATCATCTCCCATTCGATGGTCTTGAGGAATTCCACACCCTCGAGGTCTGTTGCTTGGGACATTTTATCGCATAATCCCCTCACGCGTATCcacagaattttatattatctaTATATAAAAACAATTCCCTatgctaaataaatatttcgtcACTTTTTTGGTTGATTTCATCAAAAACTACGAGATGATCACGGCAACATTCTCATCCGCATGGAAACACACATTGCAACTTCCTGCCACATCCATTCCAGCCATTACACTACAGTCACAGGAAATCCCAAAGTATACTTAGAATCTGCCAAAGagacgacaaaaaaaaattaaaatttaattctaaagaataaataaacaccttttttgcatttcttttttttacctccacACTCTTACATAATAATAATGCACTGGGCTGAGAAACAACatttttctgcacattttATGCACAACGACTAGGTGGATGATGAGCAAGAAAGATGGCTAGAACAGCTCATGATAGCACTGGTGTAAAAAGTGATAAAGAGAAAAACGTCCTTCTaatattttcccatgaaaaatcacattaaaaaaaaactttgtgaacACTTTTTCTCGTCGATTTGTCAAAACGAAATAAAACCTATCGTTGGTTGAATTAGGTATTGTTGTATGAGCTATGTAATCTCACCGTATATAGATACATAAATTGCTCATACACGTGACGACTCTACActttcatgcaaaatttcagagaaaaattactaaagttttattttctttgagaaaataaattatttttgaacaactttgattttattgttcaaattatttttgcaaatcagAATGTAAAGTTTTTctgttataaaatttaaaaaaaaaatagatggGAAATGTATTTGCCATGTGTGTCAAGGCCTGATGAATGTTACAGTCTTACATTCGAAAAAAATCGActgaataagaatttttacaaaagtttGGGTAAAAGTGTTAGAAGAGCTAGAATTTCTAGGAATCTGAAAATGTAGatccttttttcattttccatattatgagtttttcttattcttaaaCGCTAAGTAAATAATATCCATTATAcctaattaaattccaaagtTACCATGAACCTTGCAATTTTCGTCAGCATGATTTCTATTCGAAGTTGGGATTTTGGTGTAAAATTAGGATGATTTTTTAGACAACCAAAGATACTTTTCCTTATTAGTCCTTTTAGTCGGAATAAATGCGTTTAGATCTGCTGGTGAAATTaaccagaattttttttgttttgtagttaaaaaactttctttttatcGCAAAAATGTTCATATTTTTGTTACTTTGACATTCCGCGTAAATGATATATTCTTGATGAATTTACTCAATTAATATGTCTAGATTAACCATTCATTAGGAAGAATGCCATATAAATTCAAGCAAGAgctattttatgttaaaatttaatttatcttataaattagtctttaagttttttttttaatcagaaataatttaataaattagctAAATTTTAATCCGAATTTCCACATTTATCTACTCGATTTGCATTATAGAAAGCAcccatttaaattaataatcacTTTTGATAtgatacatacataacatacataatatactggtacataatttattatgctTAGGTATGCttcattaattatttgaattaacttttattcattttatgtacattttaacCTTGTAttagaggaaaattcctttgaagGACTTGATTGATTTGGActttaatttatgtattaaattgaaactGATTATGTggaggaaattcaatgaaaatgaggTGATGAGAAAATATCTATAACATTCTCCCATTAACCGGGTTGGAAGcttattttattgaagtttGTTGTGTACAATAAAGGATGAATTTGCATTGTTTTTAAAGCTTCGCATCTCCctctaatatttttctttgaaaatcatACACGGGGCGAATAAAGGAGAAAGGCAAAAACACAGCGCCATTATTATCTATTTACCGATTAACATTATGAATTTATATGTTAAAATTACCATAACAACTCTTCAGAGGGGGCGGTACCTATTGCAATACAACTTGCGCAATCATAGCATTTCAAGCATTTTCCGAGCACATGGCTCCTCCCTCGGTTGCAAACTCAATTTCACAATAGCTTGATTTTCCTCGCAAACTTCCCAAGAAGGGCGACTATCCTTCAGTTCATCCTGAGACATTTTCCAAGTTAAACACGCTCAAATAGTGAAAGTTAAATCAATTGTGAAGTGAtcattaaaattgcaattaaagtgaagtgaaaaagaaaattgtagaaaaaatctttttttcagttgaaaggaattgaataaaatgaataatattgattcacaattaaatattacggatgatattgtgaaaattgtaaGTTTCATTGTGTTTGAtttgtttaactttttttaatttgttttttcaagtatttttttttaatctagagatttcgagggttggaaaatatactatactaactcatttttgttgattttcaggagagcgatttgaagtttgagatttacattgcttcttatgtaaaaatttttacagttttcgctgtaactttgtagggaacaaatattcgaatttgtccttttgagggaagatgaaggacatcaaaagctatcgaaaaatgcgttaaaaatatactatactaactcgacttagtatagtgtattttccaaccctcgatttGTGAAAAGTGATAAttttaggattaaaaaaaagaaaaattaattccatcatctttagaaaaaagtgaaaaatttaaactgtatttaattaaattagtacCAGCTGTTATTTTAAGGAAGTTAGACcattttttaaaccattttacTAACTATGTTTTAATCTATGTTTTTAGATTGGGTTTAAAAGGtataaaagctctttttaaATTGTAGCAAACAAggcattatttattaaatacataattttatacaAGAACTAAGTCCttatctaaatttaaaaggaatcaaattatttaagtaaatattaaaaataataaaatatttaaaatttgccGGCTAAACGACTTCcgggaaaaatcaattgacgCCTGGGAAAACGTGGAAAATGGCCACGGTTTCTTTATGGATATATAGCAGGCGAATGTTgttcaaaaaaagttttatcaaaaatattttaacaattttttgttttcatttgagcatttttaaaattcaaatttacgTTTCtcgatttaaataaaagtttgattacaaaacaaaaagccAACATTCTCGAGTCAAAATATTAGGATCTTGATTTCTTCTAGATACATAGATTGGCACTAGAAtcaagataaataaattaattttaaatgagtaattaatgaaaaaaaatttctttatatccttaggggagagcggggttaaaaaagtcacttaagggtttagaaaaagctcaaaatatcatatttcccaaacagataaagcaaaatgtatagctcaattctttaggatatttcttgccctacaactctttctcagatcattttgttctatctagctaggaaa from Lutzomyia longipalpis isolate SR_M1_2022 chromosome 1, ASM2433408v1 encodes:
- the LOC129786496 gene encoding solute carrier family 25 member 44, with product MSQATDLEGVEFLKTIEWEMMDKAKFFPLSMLSSFTVRCCLYPLTVIKTQLQVQFRNDVYSGMLDAGTKIYKSDGVSGLYRGFWISSVQLISGVFYISTYESVRHVLGQYGAGQRTKALAAGGCASVVGQTLIVPFDVISQHMMVIGMPATEKGGLNPLGIKPQNGRFRLAAGITKEIYRRDGFRGFYRGYTASLMAYVPNSALWWAFYHLYQDQLYKILPNWSSHLLVQCIAGSFGGFTTTLITNPLDILRARLQVQRLGSIRVAFNELWAEEKMNMFLKGLSARLVQSAAFSFSIILGYETIKRISVKEQYKHLVKW
- the LOC129786420 gene encoding cytoplasmic aconitate hydratase-like, which encodes MAQPNPFKHLERKISINNQDYVFYDISSLGAEFDQLPFSIRVLLESAIRNCDNFQVTEKDVQSILSWKGIKGDDANKQEVEVAFKPARVILQDFTGVPAVVDFAAMRDAVLRLKGDPNKINPICPSDLVIDHSVQVDFSRTPDALTKNQDLEFERNKERFTFLKWGAKAFNNMLIVPPGSGIVHQVNLEYLARVVFEDPVNGAKVLYPDSVVGTDSHTTMINGLGILGWGVGGIEAEAVMLGQAISMLLPEVIGYKLVGKLSSLATSTDLVLTITKHLRQIGVVGKFVEFFGPGVEELSIADRATISNMCPEYGATVGFFPVDKNSLAYLKQTNRSDDKINVIFKYLEATKQLRDYGNAAQDPHYTKIVTLDLSTVVTSVSGPKRPHDRVAVSEMQLDFRSCLTNKIGFKGFELNPDSLSASGEFTWSDGKTYSLRHGSVVIAAITSCTNTSNPSVMLGAGLLAQKAVNENLKVAPYIKTSLSPGSGVVTYYLKESGVIPALETLGFDVVGYGCMTCIGNSGPLEENLVNVIEKNGLVCAGVLSGNRNFEGRIHPNTRANYLASPLLVIAYAIAGTVDIDFEKDPLGTRPDGSKVFLRDIWPTRQEIHAVEQKYVIPAMFQEVYGKIEMGSSAWQALQAPTGKLYPWDGESTYIKHPPFFEEMTRELPPNRPIVGARVLLFLGDSVTTDHISPAGSIARNSPAARYLASKNLTPRDFNSYGSRRGNDAIMARGTFANIRLVNKLVPNPGPRTLHIPTNTELDVFDCAEQYGKEMTPLILLVGKDYGSGSSRDWAAKGPYLLGIRAVIAESYERIHRSNLVGMGIIPLQYLDGQNADTIGLTGREIFNIAIPDDCKPGQIITVETNCGKKFQVLVRFDTEVDLTYYRNGGILNYMIRKMLD